The Fimbriimonas ginsengisoli Gsoil 348 genome window below encodes:
- a CDS encoding ASCH domain-containing protein: protein MYALNFYTDLYGDVLRNNRKTVTIRMGDKSDKYQTGMVVWVTIGPRFGRRQKLYSAILDRVEVKTIAELSPRDIERENPEFRTQDDVINVLSRIYGDLITPDHRVTVIYFSRIDE from the coding sequence ATGTACGCGCTTAATTTCTACACCGACCTGTACGGCGACGTCCTCCGGAACAACCGGAAGACGGTCACGATTCGCATGGGCGACAAATCCGACAAGTACCAAACCGGTATGGTCGTCTGGGTGACGATCGGCCCCCGGTTTGGACGCCGGCAAAAGCTTTATTCGGCGATTTTGGACCGAGTGGAGGTCAAGACCATCGCCGAGCTATCGCCCCGCGACATTGAGCGGGAGAACCCGGAGTTCCGCACCCAAGATGACGTGATCAACGTCCTGAGCCGGATATACGGCGACCTGATTACTCCCGACCACCGGGTCACGGTGATCTACTTCTCACGCATCGACGAGTAA